A region of the Paramormyrops kingsleyae isolate MSU_618 chromosome 6, PKINGS_0.4, whole genome shotgun sequence genome:
ACTTAAAAAGAACAGTTAAAAGATTACAAActgaatggactgcaaactgaaatctgattttaataaatcataccattatgattttttttgtcataggGCATAGCTAAGAGTAGTCAAAGATAAAAGCAAAAACTTTTGCTGTTTTGTAGTATTTTGCAGTTTTACTAAAGCAGCTGGCCCTTGTTTACACATTAAGAAATGGACTCATTAGCTGAAATCACTGGAAAATTCCTATTTTTcctatttttaatttgtttctaTTAAACACAAGTTAGTTGGTGTTCTGAAGAGACACCTTGAATAACAAGTGCAAACCCTTTTCCACTGCTGTGGAGTTTGTCTGCATGACTTTCTGATGTGTTCCTTCTATCTCAGCTTGACCTTTGTGCTGCCATTTTTTCCCCAGCTACCGACTTTCTTCAGCATACTCATGTGAGGTTGCAACATGCAGATCTTCCATTATTCCACATGAATTTCCTTTAATAAGATGGCAATGATGATGTAACTTTTCTTGATCTTTCCTGTTGGCTGTGTCCAGAATCTCAAACCAGTTTCTGGTGTTTAAACTGTCATTTGTGACCCTTTGCGATAGTGATCCTTTCTGTGCTGCTTTAGATTGTATTTTCCAGCGTGACCAATGCTAGCAGTGTTGGCAGTTCTATATCACCACTGTCTAATGTAGGTGGTAGGTTTTGTCTCTCTGCTAAGACCTCTTTGCTTATGGTAGGCCTGCGAGGgcttcagatcagatcagatCAGATCCAAGCTTTATGCTTTCCCAATGGCCTTGACATGGCAAGGAGAACACGTTCAAACATGCTGCTAATGCAAAAGCAGCTACCTGCCTGCCGCCTGCCTACCTGCCTGTTTCCTGGGACTTCAGCTTcaggaataaataaatagataatatGTAGTGCAGTCGCACAGTGCAGCTTATAAATTTCTGTTCTCCTTTCAGAGCTGAATAAGAACCCAGTAGAGGGCTTCTCTGCAGGCTTGATAGATGACAGCGACCTCTATCGATGGGAAGTTCTAATCATTGGCCCACCCGATACCCTGTAGTAAGTACAAAGGAGCTTGAATTGGGAACGTCACGTTAATAGGTCGTAACATTTCAACACCTCAATTTTGGGAGATCCACTTTGCAAATTCTATTGCCCATTTATGTACTTTCAGTAAAATGCACATTGTGGGGTGTAGTTGggaattattgtttttttttttctcttctccaATACATGTATTAATGCTCACTTTCCATTCATTGACAGTGAAGGAGGCGTGTTTAAAGCACACCTTACGTTCCCTAAAGACTATCCCCTCAGACCGCCCAAATTGAAATTCATCACTGAAATATGGCACCCCAACGGTAAGTGATGGAGCACTTTAGAACCCTCCAGAATAATAATGATACCCTCACTCCTAATGCCCTTGCCTCCTCTCTCGCTTCTAGTTGACAAGAACGGCGATGTATGTATTTCGATATTGCATGAGCCCGGAGAAGACAAATACGGCTATGAGAAGCCAGAGGAACGCTGGCTCCCTATCCACACAGTGGAAACCATCATGATTAGCGTCATATCCATGTTAGCAGATCCCAACGGAGACTCGCCCGCAAACGTAGACGCTGCAGTAGGTTTATTTTGGAGCTTTGGCTGTAGCCTTAATCAGTGTTTAGTATAATATTTCCTTTTTTAATACACTATTACACCTGTGAAGGTCCGCTGTGTGATGGGCTGTTTGCGTTTTGTCCCACAGAAAGAATGGAGAGAAGACAGAAATGGAGAATTCAAAAGGAAAGTTGCCCGATGTGTTAGAAAGAGCCAAGAGACTGCTTTTGAGTGACACTCATCCTGCAGCTTATAGCTTCATTGTTTTCAGGGTAAGGGGGATCGGCTTCCGCTGTGGTCCGTCCACAGGAGCAGTTTTGAGGTGGCGGCCCCCCCTGTACGTAGGGAGTTGGTGTGGTCTGCAGAGCGCTTGTGGCACAGAGAGAGGTACTGAGTTCAGTGTCTGATCTATAGGGCTCCACCCTCACTTTTGGGGCAGTAGGGAGCGTTGCAATTAAGGATGTGGACTTGAAGGTTGCTAGTTTGAATCCCAGGTGGACCTCTCCTCTGCTAAACCCTTGAAAACAGTATTTAACTGTCCAACTGTTCCGGTAAAATGCCCAGCCTTATACATGGATGAAATAATACAAAGACAAGCCTTCTGTTGATGTCTGTAGCATCCTGCGTTTCAGTGTCGATGGGAACGTGGTGTTTTCAAGTGAGTTGGGTCAGCGGCTGATTTAAAGTGGTGTGACCTCGATTATTGAGTGTGTGTGCTTGTCATTTACAGGTCTCCGGTTGAGAATCATGGCACTGTTTTCCTGCACTCTGCCCACCTTTCGGCAGAGTTGTTCTTATCGAACGTCGCCAGACACATGCTGGCAAAATAAGCTGCATCAGAAGGAGATGCCTGGTAGTGGTGGTGACGCGAAGGCCGAGCAAGTGCCAACCCTAGaagtctctcttccctcctctGAAGTCTATGAACTGCTTCAATTTTCAGGAAGAATTGTAAAGACGTGTACATAGCACCAACGTTAAACAGATAATATATAAACTgttcatatttcatattcacCCGGCAACACACACAGTACCAAATAAATAGTGCATCTTTAGTTGGAACAGGAATCCTGTTGATTCTTGAAGATTctcattcttctttttttatttttgtgtgcaTCTCTTCTGTTACAAATTATTTTCACAAGACTAGTGAATGGATCTTGGTGGGGAGAGTTTTTAGGCTTTTTAAACATGGCTACTTTGGTCCAGAAAGTTCTGTCTGGGATTGCGTGACCTAAATGAGGGGAGGTGTCTTTTGAAAGGTGAAGCATGTGTCTTATGATAGATTTCCTCTTACTCTCATTTCTTCGGGATTTCAGAGTTTATTTTGTCTTGCACAAGGTGCATTCtttggattggggggggggggaagagtgTGTTCATAAAAACAAAGACGGATTacaccttgtgtgtgtgtgtttaaaatga
Encoded here:
- the ube2g1a gene encoding ubiquitin-conjugating enzyme E2 G1a, which produces MTEPQSALLLRRQLAELNKNPVEGFSAGLIDDSDLYRWEVLIIGPPDTLYEGGVFKAHLTFPKDYPLRPPKLKFITEIWHPNVDKNGDVCISILHEPGEDKYGYEKPEERWLPIHTVETIMISVISMLADPNGDSPANVDAAKEWREDRNGEFKRKVARCVRKSQETAFE